One Staphylococcus ratti DNA segment encodes these proteins:
- a CDS encoding phosphocarrier protein HPr, whose amino-acid sequence MEQQSYVIIDETGIHARPATMLVQTASKFDSDIQLEYNAKKVNLKSIMGVMSLGVGKDAEITIYADGSDEKDAIQAISEVLSKEGLTK is encoded by the coding sequence ATGGAACAACAATCATATGTAATTATTGACGAGACAGGAATTCACGCGCGCCCAGCGACAATGTTAGTTCAAACTGCTTCAAAATTTGATTCAGATATTCAATTAGAATACAACGCTAAAAAAGTTAACTTAAAATCAATCATGGGTGTTATGAGTTTAGGCGTAGGTAAAGACGCTGAAATTACGATTTATGCAGATGGTAGTGACGAAAAAGATGCGATTCAAGCGATCTCTGAAGTCTTATCAAAAGAAGGATTAACAAAATAA
- a CDS encoding DUF697 domain-containing protein, with product MGFKDKITQKVGNKVLHIEDIAVKDALPKSEEELQKRRQHAESVIKKKALLSSGATIVPIPGFDFGVDMKLMRDIIEDVNKIYGLDHKQVNKMTDDMKDRIKIAAGIQGSQLIGKKVSKGLLRIVVRDVAKRTAAKQTRWFPLVGQAVSASISYYFMMKVGKEHIQKCENVVKTLM from the coding sequence ATGGGATTTAAAGATAAAATCACTCAAAAAGTAGGTAATAAAGTTTTACACATTGAAGATATTGCAGTGAAAGACGCTTTACCAAAATCAGAAGAAGAGCTTCAAAAAAGACGTCAACACGCGGAATCTGTAATTAAGAAAAAAGCATTACTTTCATCAGGTGCAACGATTGTTCCAATACCAGGATTTGATTTTGGTGTAGACATGAAATTGATGCGTGACATTATTGAAGATGTTAATAAAATTTATGGTTTGGACCATAAACAAGTAAATAAAATGACTGACGATATGAAAGATCGCATTAAAATCGCAGCAGGTATTCAAGGGAGCCAACTTATCGGTAAAAAGGTGTCTAAAGGTCTTTTAAGAATTGTAGTGAGAGATGTCGCAAAACGTACGGCAGCCAAACAAACACGCTGGTTCCCGCTTGTAGGTCAAGCTGTCTCAGCATCGATTAGTTATTATTTTATGATGAAAGTCGGTAAAGAGCATATTCAAAAATGTGAAAATGTTGTAAAGACATTGATGTAA
- a CDS encoding class I SAM-dependent rRNA methyltransferase, whose protein sequence is MKIAILNKGKEGKYFNQYPLIEEEDIFKSDRLEEGDLFQIKSSTNIYIATCYVGRQHKGLGWVLSYNANEKIDTHYFKALFETARETRNYYYQADGTNAFRLFNGEGDGLGGLTIDHYDGHLLIQWYSEGIYQFRKYIIEAMQAVFPFKSIYEKTRFKHNAIQSGWVLGEQPQFPIVIEENFTFYNVHLDDGPMTGIFLDQKEVRKKLRDYYSENRTVLNLFSYTGAFSTIAATKGAKTTSVDLANRSRQLTEENFGINGIDPTTQSIYVMDTFDFYKYAMRHGYRYDTIVIDPPSFARNKKKTFSVTKDYHQLIQQALRILNPGGTLILSTNHSMYTLNAFKNTIKSTLANEGVTYQIDEVMGLPKDFKTTSHYKPSKYLKVVFVTIEH, encoded by the coding sequence ATGAAAATAGCAATTTTAAATAAAGGAAAAGAAGGAAAATATTTTAATCAATATCCTTTGATTGAAGAAGAAGATATTTTTAAAAGTGATCGCTTAGAAGAGGGGGACTTATTTCAAATAAAGTCTTCTACAAATATTTATATCGCGACATGTTATGTAGGGCGTCAACATAAAGGGTTAGGTTGGGTGCTTTCTTACAATGCAAATGAAAAGATAGATACACATTATTTTAAAGCGCTTTTTGAAACAGCACGTGAAACGCGAAATTACTATTATCAAGCGGACGGGACAAATGCTTTTCGATTGTTTAATGGTGAAGGTGATGGATTAGGCGGTTTGACGATAGATCATTATGATGGTCATTTATTGATTCAATGGTATTCAGAAGGAATATATCAATTTAGAAAGTATATTATAGAAGCGATGCAAGCTGTATTTCCTTTTAAATCGATTTATGAAAAAACGCGATTCAAACACAATGCGATTCAAAGTGGCTGGGTGCTTGGTGAACAGCCTCAATTTCCTATTGTCATTGAAGAAAATTTTACCTTTTACAACGTGCATTTGGATGATGGACCAATGACAGGTATTTTTTTAGATCAAAAAGAAGTGCGCAAAAAATTAAGAGATTATTATAGTGAGAACCGTACAGTGCTTAATTTATTTAGTTATACAGGTGCTTTTTCAACGATAGCAGCGACGAAGGGGGCTAAAACAACAAGTGTAGATTTAGCAAACCGCTCTCGACAATTGACAGAAGAAAATTTTGGTATTAATGGTATTGATCCGACGACGCAATCGATTTATGTAATGGATACATTTGATTTTTATAAATATGCAATGCGTCATGGTTATAGGTATGATACGATCGTGATTGATCCACCGAGTTTTGCACGTAATAAAAAGAAAACGTTCTCAGTTACAAAAGACTACCATCAATTAATTCAACAGGCACTCCGTATTTTAAACCCGGGTGGAACGTTAATCTTAAGTACAAATCACAGTATGTATACGCTTAATGCGTTTAAAAATACAATCAAATCCACGTTAGCAAACGAAGGTGTCACTTATCAAATAGACGAAGTAATGGGGCTACCAAAAGATTTTAAAACAACTTCACACTATAAACCTTCTAAATATTTAAAAGTGGTGTTCGTTACGATTGAGCATTAG
- the auxA gene encoding lipoteichoic acid stability factor AuxA: MSLFNKYTEVIYSYIIGAISILLSLIIFLNIPLIHQFSQHKKPAINIENLWDFIMAFFNEIIRVMSNYIGEIPLVSGIIILLFGIFMIFIGRTLTNTTRFDYDISILFLLIGIIYFVLTLIFMSQVYGIAAFVFVVPFIIHIGYIAYKDELNPFNRKKHYLWIIISYGLCYIIGQLVLYGRIEEREVAPIDVLSINTFFVILWLLGQMSIWNFLFLRRALPMTQEEITGEENPYVRSKKYSFVGQSQHHFKDLQTRTNELTQDFSHRTRRSIDLDKIRRKREMIKEKWFGWAKLEEDDIPSFLHRPKWLKREYVSIACGVILFFFILVEFKNRNGLFLSGDWQLSQTQYVYEWVSLFLLLVIVTAFIWTSVTNMLQGRHYYLKLFMISILFFKLFTEYIVILVHGLMLSIFITPILVLMLIPAIIAFIFQLRQPSPEQIEQYGEDA, from the coding sequence ATGTCTTTGTTTAATAAATACACCGAGGTGATTTACAGTTATATTATCGGTGCGATTTCTATTTTATTAAGTCTTATTATTTTTCTTAATATCCCATTGATTCACCAATTTAGTCAGCATAAAAAACCTGCAATTAATATTGAAAATTTGTGGGACTTTATTATGGCTTTTTTCAATGAAATCATTCGCGTAATGAGTAATTATATTGGTGAAATTCCTTTAGTGAGTGGCATTATTATTTTATTATTTGGGATTTTTATGATCTTTATCGGAAGAACATTAACGAATACCACTCGTTTCGACTATGACATTTCTATTTTATTTTTATTGATTGGGATCATTTACTTTGTGCTTACTTTGATTTTTATGTCACAAGTGTATGGCATAGCGGCATTTGTTTTTGTAGTTCCCTTTATCATACATATTGGGTATATCGCATATAAAGATGAACTCAATCCATTTAATCGTAAAAAGCATTATCTTTGGATTATTATCAGTTATGGCCTTTGTTATATTATTGGCCAACTCGTGCTCTACGGTCGTATTGAAGAACGTGAAGTGGCGCCTATAGATGTCTTAAGTATTAATACGTTCTTTGTGATTTTATGGTTACTCGGGCAAATGTCTATTTGGAACTTCTTATTTTTACGCCGTGCTCTACCGATGACACAAGAGGAAATTACTGGAGAAGAAAACCCGTATGTACGAAGTAAAAAATACAGTTTTGTGGGTCAATCTCAGCACCATTTCAAAGATCTTCAAACGCGTACAAACGAATTAACCCAAGATTTTTCACATCGCACGCGTAGAAGCATTGATTTAGATAAAATTCGACGCAAGCGCGAAATGATTAAAGAGAAATGGTTTGGTTGGGCAAAACTAGAAGAAGACGACATTCCGTCTTTCTTACATCGGCCTAAATGGTTAAAACGAGAATATGTCAGTATCGCATGTGGTGTCATTTTATTCTTCTTTATTTTAGTTGAATTTAAAAATCGTAACGGTTTATTTCTTTCTGGTGATTGGCAACTTTCACAAACACAGTATGTGTATGAATGGGTGAGTTTATTCTTATTGCTCGTCATTGTGACGGCTTTTATTTGGACATCAGTGACGAATATGTTGCAAGGACGACACTACTATTTAAAATTATTTATGATTAGTATTTTATTCTTTAAACTTTTCACAGAATATATCGTCATTTTAGTGCATGGATTAATGCTATCGATTTTTATTACACCAATTCTTGTATTGATGCTCATTCCAGCCATCATTGCGTTTATATTCCAGTTGCGTCAACCGTCGCCTGAACAAATAGAACAATATGGCGAGGATGCTTAA
- the graF gene encoding glycopeptide resistance-associated protein GraF, with amino-acid sequence MSKEEIKKAAENAKDKEQELKDKKEDTKEGAEKTKDDIQNTFE; translated from the coding sequence ATGTCTAAAGAAGAAATTAAAAAAGCAGCTGAAAATGCTAAAGATAAAGAGCAAGAATTAAAAGATAAAAAAGAAGACACTAAAGAAGGCGCTGAAAAAACAAAAGACGATATTCAAAACACATTTGAATAA
- a CDS encoding ECF transporter S component, whose amino-acid sequence MSSSRKGLTLSDILVTVLISVIFAVIYNFWWVAYYTVQPLGLHIDQLMYGMWFAAAIVAYLIIPKMGIALIAEFAAGAGETIIMGRFDIPTIIYALLQGLACEIVFAIFKYRSRTFMVSILAGMAAAIISLPIDWYYGYLSEVATWNLILLIVARLISGAVLAGMFSYFLVKALDKTGVTQLFRPASKEDYDAL is encoded by the coding sequence ATGAGTTCAAGTAGAAAAGGTTTAACATTATCTGATATTTTAGTCACTGTGCTAATATCAGTCATTTTTGCTGTCATTTATAATTTTTGGTGGGTGGCCTACTATACTGTTCAACCGCTAGGCCTACACATCGATCAATTAATGTATGGTATGTGGTTCGCAGCAGCTATTGTTGCTTATTTAATCATTCCCAAAATGGGTATTGCACTAATTGCTGAATTTGCTGCAGGCGCTGGAGAAACAATCATAATGGGACGTTTCGATATTCCAACTATTATCTATGCATTACTTCAAGGTTTAGCTTGTGAAATTGTTTTCGCTATTTTCAAATACCGTTCTCGTACATTTATGGTCAGTATCCTTGCAGGTATGGCTGCTGCAATTATCAGCCTACCAATCGATTGGTATTATGGCTATTTAAGTGAAGTAGCCACTTGGAACTTAATTTTACTTATCGTTGCTCGTTTAATTAGTGGTGCGGTGCTTGCAGGAATGTTTTCTTATTTCCTTGTAAAAGCGTTGGACAAAACCGGTGTGACACAGCTTTTCCGCCCTGCCTCAAAAGAAGATTACGATGCTTTATAA
- a CDS encoding ABC transporter ATP-binding protein, with protein MLKATNLRLKYPNAPHKIFDGLNIEIKDKEKVLLLGPSGSGKSTLLNVLSGIVPHLIDLPMKYETLKISQNAGVIFQDPDAQFCMPQVNEELAFILENYQVPPTEMNVKIKAALEAVKLDVDPKQSIHQLSGGMKQKLAIAGTLLQQTDTLFLDEPTAMLDSEATENLWQLLREIWKEQTVLIVEHKVEHIWNYVDRVILMNHDGQIIQEGTPTDILNHFEALLSEYGVWHPNAWLAAPKTLGSAALPHSSFQLELNGGVIKRGKRVLYHIPSFSIKSGDWVAITGKNGTGKTTFFESLMQLIPYEGTLTYNQKPVRKLKTAASHMFLVYQNPELQFIQNTVYDEIFINFKHQNAQTAQKETNEMLALLDLTHVKEQHPFELSMGQKRRLSVAVALSTSADILLLDEPTFGLDSHNTFKLIQLFQQRIQKGQAIIMITHDSEIIARYPSKRYVIENGKMYESEALT; from the coding sequence GTGTTAAAAGCAACAAACTTACGATTAAAATATCCGAATGCCCCTCATAAAATTTTTGATGGGCTAAATATTGAAATTAAGGACAAAGAAAAGGTACTTTTACTCGGCCCTTCTGGCTCTGGGAAAAGTACATTATTGAATGTATTAAGTGGTATCGTACCTCATTTAATTGATTTACCCATGAAATATGAAACATTGAAAATCTCTCAAAATGCCGGCGTCATTTTTCAAGATCCAGACGCTCAATTTTGTATGCCGCAAGTCAATGAAGAGTTAGCATTTATTTTAGAGAATTACCAAGTTCCACCAACCGAAATGAATGTCAAAATAAAAGCGGCATTAGAAGCAGTTAAATTAGACGTCGATCCGAAGCAATCCATTCATCAATTAAGCGGCGGGATGAAGCAAAAATTAGCTATTGCTGGCACTTTACTGCAACAAACAGATACGTTATTTTTGGACGAACCTACAGCCATGCTCGATTCAGAAGCAACCGAAAATTTATGGCAACTGTTACGTGAAATTTGGAAAGAACAAACCGTTTTAATTGTTGAACATAAAGTTGAGCACATTTGGAACTATGTAGATCGTGTCATTTTGATGAATCACGATGGGCAGATTATTCAAGAAGGTACACCAACAGATATTTTGAACCATTTTGAAGCACTTTTATCTGAATATGGTGTTTGGCATCCTAATGCTTGGTTAGCAGCGCCTAAAACACTGGGATCTGCTGCATTACCCCATTCCTCATTTCAACTAGAATTGAATGGTGGCGTGATAAAGCGAGGCAAGCGTGTTTTATATCACATTCCATCATTTAGCATAAAGTCTGGTGATTGGGTTGCCATTACTGGTAAAAATGGAACAGGAAAAACGACTTTTTTTGAATCGCTTATGCAACTTATTCCATATGAAGGTACACTCACATACAATCAAAAACCGGTGCGCAAACTAAAAACAGCAGCTTCTCATATGTTTTTAGTCTATCAAAACCCAGAACTCCAATTTATTCAAAATACGGTTTATGATGAGATTTTTATTAATTTTAAGCATCAAAACGCACAAACAGCACAAAAAGAAACGAATGAAATGTTAGCGTTATTAGACTTAACACACGTCAAAGAGCAACACCCTTTTGAACTTTCAATGGGGCAAAAGCGCCGTCTAAGTGTTGCAGTGGCTTTAAGCACATCAGCGGACATTCTCCTTTTGGATGAACCTACGTTTGGATTGGATAGTCATAATACTTTTAAATTAATTCAACTGTTTCAACAACGTATTCAAAAAGGGCAAGCCATCATTATGATTACACATGACTCTGAAATCATAGCGCGTTACCCTTCTAAACGTTATGTCATCGAAAATGGGAAGATGTATGAAAGCGAGGCTTTAACATGA
- a CDS encoding energy-coupling factor transporter transmembrane component T family protein translates to MIASWKNYRTFMDNVNIITKLFLGLALFFFIIFVHNFDVMLYLVALMFGFMLIMSGAKLRILFIFVGFSMFFALSSSLFMIFYGDGHHELFKFGFIHITIESLVRGIHLSLRTLTISFFGLSIAFTSQVIMIFYSFMQHMKVKPKIAYAFMAAFRMLPLIIESFFQLRQALKMRYQIIQKQNYRGIKRFYHLLIPLLSQNMRKAHRLSVAMEMKGFRDGPRTYYYQTPFSYRDLLLIVCIIALISAAFGLSHLLPITGILDVR, encoded by the coding sequence ATGATTGCATCTTGGAAAAACTATCGTACTTTTATGGATAATGTCAATATTATTACGAAACTCTTTTTAGGCCTTGCTTTATTTTTCTTTATTATTTTTGTACACAATTTTGATGTGATGCTCTACCTTGTCGCATTAATGTTTGGATTTATGCTCATTATGAGTGGCGCCAAATTACGCATTCTTTTCATTTTTGTAGGTTTTTCTATGTTCTTTGCGCTTAGTTCATCTTTATTTATGATTTTTTATGGAGATGGGCATCATGAGCTTTTTAAATTTGGTTTTATCCATATTACCATTGAAAGCCTTGTACGTGGTATACATTTATCGTTAAGAACTTTAACGATTAGTTTTTTCGGTTTATCTATTGCATTCACATCACAAGTAATCATGATATTTTACAGCTTTATGCAGCATATGAAAGTAAAACCTAAAATCGCTTATGCCTTTATGGCAGCTTTCCGAATGTTGCCATTAATTATCGAATCATTTTTTCAACTTAGACAAGCATTGAAAATGCGCTATCAAATCATTCAAAAACAAAATTATAGAGGTATCAAGCGCTTTTATCATTTGCTTATTCCTTTATTGAGTCAAAATATGCGTAAAGCACACCGACTATCTGTGGCAATGGAAATGAAAGGGTTTCGTGACGGTCCACGCACGTATTATTATCAAACCCCTTTTAGCTATCGAGATTTACTTCTTATCGTATGTATCATAGCCCTCATCAGTGCTGCGTTTGGCTTAAGTCATCTATTGCCTATCACAGGCATATTAGATGTCCGTTAA
- the purD gene encoding phosphoribosylamine--glycine ligase, with protein MKTLVIGSGGREHAIAQKLKQSKHVTHLDVIPGNDAMTAIATIHPEIAENDHEAILNFAKTNEIDWVIIGPEQPLTEGLTDLLSESEISVFGPNKAAAQIEGSKAFAKALMEKYQIPTADYREIDSKTEALKYVQDCELPIVLKKDGLAAGKGVIIAQTRQEALDAVDTLYPNENEKVVFETFLEGEEFSVMTFVNGSYAVPFETIAQDHKRAFDQDKGPNTGGMGAYCPVPHIGEDVLRQTNERIAQPIAHALEKEGYDYFGILYIGAILTKEGPKVIEFNARFGDPEAQVLLTRLESDLMEHILELKEKQPISQQWKQDAVVGVMLASKGYPAAYDKGSLVSGFETDLEHYFVSGLKRDANQSFVTSGGRVILAIGEGDSIEAAQKKAYERVTKIESDGLFYRKDIANKALKS; from the coding sequence ATGAAAACATTAGTAATTGGTAGTGGTGGTCGTGAGCATGCGATTGCACAAAAATTGAAACAATCTAAACATGTCACACATCTCGATGTCATTCCGGGTAATGACGCGATGACAGCAATCGCTACAATTCATCCTGAAATTGCAGAAAATGATCATGAAGCGATACTTAACTTTGCTAAAACCAATGAAATTGATTGGGTTATTATCGGACCAGAACAACCATTAACAGAAGGACTAACAGATCTTTTAAGTGAATCGGAAATTTCTGTATTTGGACCTAATAAAGCAGCAGCGCAAATCGAAGGTTCTAAAGCATTTGCGAAAGCTTTAATGGAAAAATATCAAATTCCTACTGCGGATTATCGTGAAATTGACAGTAAAACTGAAGCGCTCAAGTATGTTCAAGATTGTGAACTTCCTATCGTCCTTAAAAAAGATGGCTTAGCTGCAGGAAAAGGTGTTATTATTGCACAAACACGTCAAGAAGCATTAGACGCTGTAGACACATTGTATCCTAATGAAAATGAAAAAGTCGTATTTGAAACCTTTCTTGAAGGTGAAGAATTTTCAGTAATGACTTTCGTGAATGGAAGCTACGCGGTGCCATTCGAAACGATTGCACAAGATCATAAACGTGCATTTGATCAAGATAAAGGGCCAAATACAGGTGGTATGGGAGCGTATTGCCCAGTGCCACATATCGGGGAAGACGTATTGCGTCAAACGAATGAACGCATTGCACAGCCTATAGCCCATGCCTTAGAAAAAGAAGGATATGACTATTTTGGTATTTTATACATCGGGGCAATTTTGACAAAAGAAGGCCCTAAAGTCATTGAATTTAATGCGCGTTTTGGAGATCCAGAAGCTCAAGTATTATTGACGCGACTTGAAAGTGATTTGATGGAGCACATTTTAGAATTAAAAGAAAAGCAACCGATTTCTCAACAATGGAAACAGGATGCTGTTGTTGGTGTCATGCTTGCATCAAAAGGCTATCCAGCGGCCTATGACAAAGGAAGTCTTGTTTCTGGTTTTGAAACTGATTTAGAACATTATTTTGTAAGTGGTTTGAAACGTGATGCAAATCAATCATTTGTTACAAGCGGAGGACGTGTCATTCTTGCTATTGGAGAGGGAGACTCAATTGAAGCTGCACAAAAGAAAGCTTACGAGCGTGTAACAAAAATTGAAAGTGATGGGTTATTCTATCGTAAAGATATTGCGAACAAAGCATTGAAATCATAA